Genomic segment of Dehalogenimonas alkenigignens:
GGCTGTCTTCCTTCCAATGAATCGGTATCCGGGTTGTTGTTTGCCCATATACCTTGTGCTATAATACCCAAGTTCTTGCGATTACAAGCAAAAATTGGGAGGAACAATACTATCGCTGTTAAAGAAAAGAAGGTCCAGCCGGTTACAGAGCTTTTACGCTCCAGGACTGAGCCGGTCCGCAATTACGAATTGGTAGTCATTTACCGCCCTGAATTGGTGAAAGAGAAGCTCGACGCCGGGCTGGATCACATCGCCAAGCTGGTGGCCGAAAAAGGCGGCTCTATCGCTTCGACAGAGCCGTGGGGCAAACGGAAACTGGCCTATCCCATCAAACACCAGACCGAGGGCATCTATTTTCTGGTGAAGTTCAGTGCCGTATCTTCTCTAACGAAGAAGATCAACAATGACCTTCGTCTTTCAGAAGACGTGCTGCGCCATTTGATTATTTGCCCTGGTAAATAGGTGTACTCGTCGCGCAGCTGAGGAGACGTATTCATGGTCAGTCTAAACAAGGTCATGATTATCGGCAACGTTGGCGGAGATCCGGAGATGCGGTTTACGCCCAGCGGACATCCGGTGACTTCGTTTCGTGTGGCTGCCACCAGAAGATGGGACTCTCCCGATGGGGAGCGCAAAGAAGAAACCGAATGGTTCAGCGTGGTCGCCTGGAACAAGCTGGCTGAGCAGTGCAACCAGCTACTGGCAAAAGGCCGTTTGGTTTATGTTGAAGGCCGATTGCAGACCCGAACCTGGGACGGCCAGGACGGTCAGAAGCATTATAAGACCGAGGTAATCGCCAGCACCGTCAACCTCTTGGATAAAAAGCCCGCCGCTGCCGATGAAACCAGCAGCGCCGAACCCGCCGGTGATATTACGCCGGAAGATATTCCCTTTTAATAAGTAAATTACAGATCGGATATAGGAGTAAATAATTGGTAACTTCACGTGATTCAGGCGCTCGGCCTCAGGGACGTCCGGGCGGACGTTTTGGCGGGCGCGGCCGTTTCCAGCAGCGGCGTAAAGTGTGCGCTTTTTGCGCCGATAAAAACATCATCATTGATTACAAAGATACCGCCAGGCTTTCGCGGTATATCTCCGAGCGTGCCAAGATTGATCCGCGCCGGCGCAGCGGCACCTGTGCCAGGCACCAGCGGGCGTTGTCGGAAGCCATCAAGCAAGCTCGGATCATAGCCTTGCTGCCGTTCGTTCCGGAGCATATCAGAAAATCCGGCACCTCCTGGATGATGAGCCCATCGGCTCCGAAAGTTGCCGAAGCCGCTCCAGAAGCTAAGACAGAAAACGTCGCGCCGGCGGTGACTGCGACAACCGAAAACCCGGCAACGGCGTAAACCACTCCTGAACATCAAGTGAGGATATAAAGTGCCCAAAAGGACTTACCAACCGAAAAAGATTCCCCGCAAGCGGGAACATGGTTTTCTTGCCCGAATGTCCAGCCGGGGCGGCCGCGATGTCCTGAAATCGCGCCGGGCTAAAGGCCGCAAAAGGTTAATTGTCGTCTAGCTTCCACCTTTCTCCGGTAATAGCTGGCGGAGGGTGCATGATTCGTGAAACACGTCTTAGAAGACGGGAAGATTTTCAGAGGGTGCTGTCCGCCGGGCGATCCAAATCCGACTCATTGCTGATACTAAAAACAGCGCCGGGCAGCACGGAGTCAAGCCGCATCGGTATTGTGACCAGTAAAAAACTCGGTTGCGCCGTGGTCCGGAATCGGGTTCGCCGGCGGCTTCGGGAGATATTGCGGAAGGCTGAGATTAAAAACAGCATCGACGCAGTATTTATCGCGAGATCATCTGCCGCTTCTGTGCCTTTTGCCGAGCTGGAGGCCAGTGCCTGTAATCTGATGAAGCGGGTTGGGCTGGTTAGCAGTTGACGATGAAAAGAGTGGCCCTGGGATTGATCAGGCTATATCAAAACAGCCTTTCAAAGGTATTGCCTCCGTCTTGCCGTTTTCAACCAACCTGCTCCCAATATACCTTTGAAGCTATTGAACGTTTTGGTCTTTTCAAAGGCGTTTGGTTGGGCCTGAAACGGTTGGGGCGCTGCCATCCTTTTAACAAAGGCGGTTACGATCCGGTGCCGGATCGCGCTTGAAGGAGACTAGGTTGCGGAATATTTGGAAAATCGGTTTGATTATTGCCCTGATCGCCGCGCTGGCCGTCGGCGGCAGCGGGTGCACCGGAGGGCAGAGAGCTCTGGGTTGGAGCGGGGTGACTCTGGCCGGCAGCGAATTATATTGTGGCACCACTGACGGCCGGTTGATCTCGCTTAATTCCAGCACCGGGACGGTTCGCTGGCAGGTGAATCTGGAAAAGGCTACCGGTATCTACGGTTCTCCGCTCGTCGTCGGTGATACTGTTTATGTGACTTCATACGGAGGCAGGGTATTTGCTGTCAACGCCGCCAGCGGAGCTCTAAAATGGTCGTCGCCGACGCCTGAAGAAGTAAAATTACCGGACGCGGTTATCAGCGGGCTGGCTGAAAACAACGGGCGGCTTTTCTACGGCAGCACCGACGGATCGGTATATGCCATCAGCGCGGCCGACGGCAAGATTGTCTGGAGTTTCAAGAACGGCGATAAAATTTGGGGTACGCCCGTGGTCGACAGGGGTGTGGTATATATCGGTTCGTTTGATAAAAAAGTCTACGCCATCTCAGAGGCCGACGGGCGGGAGTTATGGGTTTTTGAGGCTGGAGGCGTCTTTACTTCAGCCCCGGTTATTTTTAACGATACGGTGATTATCGGCTCACTCGACCGTAATCTTTATTGTCTGGACAGCGCTACCGGCGCCGAGTTATGGCGCTTCACCGCCGGCAAGTGGTTCTGGGGCAGCCCGGCAGTCATTGGAGATCAAATCTACGCGCCAAACACCGACGGGAGCGTTTATGTCCTCGGAGGCGAGACGGGGCAGTTGATCAAAGAACACGATTTCGGAAGCTCGTTTGCTGCTTCGCCATCCATTGTGAACGGCCAGTTAGTCGTGGCGGCCGCGGAGGATGGTAAAGTCGTTGTTATCGACGATGATTCGCAGCAAACCCGCGAACTTGCTTTACTGGATACTACGGTCAGAGCGCCCCTGGCATCATCCGGCGAGATCGTCTTTATTCACAGCCAGACGAACGAAACAATTTTTGCTGTTAACGCATTGACCGGCGCCCGTGTATGGGAATACCGGGTGTCCTAAAGAGGTAATTGAGTGAGTATTGGAGATATCTGGGATCTAACTATTCTTGACCCGTTGATCAACGGGATGATCTGGCTTTCCAGTATCCTTTTCAACAATTTCGGGTTGACGGTTATCGTTTTGACCGCCGTTATTTTCGCGGTGATGTATCCGTTGACGATGAAGCAAATGCGCGCGGCCAAGGCGATGCAGGAATTGCAGCCGAAACTCCAGGCTCTTCAGAAGAAATACGCCAAAGACAGGCAAAAGCTAGCCCAGGAACAGATGCAGCTGATGCGGGAGTCCGGCGCCAGCGCCACCGGCTGCCTTGTCCCGATGGTAATACAGATGCCGATCTGGATCGCTTTGTATCAGGCCATTATCAGGGTGTTAGCGGTAACGCCAGAAGATTTCCTGAGCCTTTCCAGGCATTTATACGACTGGTCCGTGGTCTATGAGACCCTCCCGCTGAACAGTACCTTTCTTTGGATAGACCTCTCCACTCCGGATTACATTCTGGCGCTTCTTGTGGGCGCGGTGATGCTATTACAGCAGAAAATGACCACGCCGCAGTCTGCGGACCCAAAGGTTGCGGCGCAGGGCAAAATGATGCTCTTCATGATGCCGGCGATGTTTGTCTTCATTTCGATCACTTTCCCGGCCGGCCTGGCGCTGTACTGGCTGACATCAAGTATATTGAGGGTTGTGGTCCAGTTCTTCGCCACCGGTCCCGGCGAGTTGAAGCCCTGGTTTCAGGGTTTAATGAGCAGGTTGGAGCGGGATCGGGGATAC
This window contains:
- the rnpA gene encoding ribonuclease P protein component: MIRETRLRRREDFQRVLSAGRSKSDSLLILKTAPGSTESSRIGIVTSKKLGCAVVRNRVRRRLREILRKAEIKNSIDAVFIARSSAASVPFAELEASACNLMKRVGLVSS
- a CDS encoding single-stranded DNA-binding protein, yielding MVSLNKVMIIGNVGGDPEMRFTPSGHPVTSFRVAATRRWDSPDGERKEETEWFSVVAWNKLAEQCNQLLAKGRLVYVEGRLQTRTWDGQDGQKHYKTEVIASTVNLLDKKPAAADETSSAEPAGDITPEDIPF
- a CDS encoding YidC/Oxa1 family membrane protein insertase, whose product is MIWLSSILFNNFGLTVIVLTAVIFAVMYPLTMKQMRAAKAMQELQPKLQALQKKYAKDRQKLAQEQMQLMRESGASATGCLVPMVIQMPIWIALYQAIIRVLAVTPEDFLSLSRHLYDWSVVYETLPLNSTFLWIDLSTPDYILALLVGAVMLLQQKMTTPQSADPKVAAQGKMMLFMMPAMFVFISITFPAGLALYWLTSSILRVVVQFFATGPGELKPWFQGLMSRLERDRGYKDRVLKNEKSPEPATPKVVVEQAEEIVNEGNRGKGADGGRGGSPRPGTTKNQPGRGGDRRRKRR
- the rpmH gene encoding 50S ribosomal protein L34; protein product: MPKRTYQPKKIPRKREHGFLARMSSRGGRDVLKSRRAKGRKRLIVV
- the rpsR gene encoding 30S ribosomal protein S18; translation: MVTSRDSGARPQGRPGGRFGGRGRFQQRRKVCAFCADKNIIIDYKDTARLSRYISERAKIDPRRRSGTCARHQRALSEAIKQARIIALLPFVPEHIRKSGTSWMMSPSAPKVAEAAPEAKTENVAPAVTATTENPATA
- the yidD gene encoding membrane protein insertion efficiency factor YidD — its product is MKRVALGLIRLYQNSLSKVLPPSCRFQPTCSQYTFEAIERFGLFKGVWLGLKRLGRCHPFNKGGYDPVPDRA
- the rpsF gene encoding 30S ribosomal protein S6 → MTGWHVRPLHHGAARKKSVPIHASRCQQVGGCLPSNESVSGLLFAHIPCAIIPKFLRLQAKIGRNNTIAVKEKKVQPVTELLRSRTEPVRNYELVVIYRPELVKEKLDAGLDHIAKLVAEKGGSIASTEPWGKRKLAYPIKHQTEGIYFLVKFSAVSSLTKKINNDLRLSEDVLRHLIICPGK
- a CDS encoding PQQ-binding-like beta-propeller repeat protein; this encodes MRNIWKIGLIIALIAALAVGGSGCTGGQRALGWSGVTLAGSELYCGTTDGRLISLNSSTGTVRWQVNLEKATGIYGSPLVVGDTVYVTSYGGRVFAVNAASGALKWSSPTPEEVKLPDAVISGLAENNGRLFYGSTDGSVYAISAADGKIVWSFKNGDKIWGTPVVDRGVVYIGSFDKKVYAISEADGRELWVFEAGGVFTSAPVIFNDTVIIGSLDRNLYCLDSATGAELWRFTAGKWFWGSPAVIGDQIYAPNTDGSVYVLGGETGQLIKEHDFGSSFAASPSIVNGQLVVAAAEDGKVVVIDDDSQQTRELALLDTTVRAPLASSGEIVFIHSQTNETIFAVNALTGARVWEYRVS